The Leopardus geoffroyi isolate Oge1 chromosome C1, O.geoffroyi_Oge1_pat1.0, whole genome shotgun sequence sequence aggaaaaaaaggcatcaAGTTGTACACCTAACATCTGTGCACTTTGTGACATATAAATTAAACTTCAATTAAAACCAAaagcctcagggcacctgggtggctcagtcggttaagcgtccgactttggctcaggtcatgatctcaccgtccgtgagttcgagccccgcgttgggctctgggctgacggctcagagcctggagcctgcttcagactctgtgtctccctctctttctgcccctcccctgctcacgctctgtctctctctgtctcaaattaaaaaacaaaaacaaaaacaaaaacattaaaaaaaaccccgaAAGCCTCTTTCTTAAAAGGTTCCCAAATGCTTCTGAAAGTCAGAATAAAGTTCTCGCCCCTCTCTCTAGAAGCTAtgcttatatgtatttatatataaagagttTTCTGTATTCAGGAGGTTCAAGATGGGCCTAAGACAAGAGCTAGTTCAGATAATTAAGAAGTCTCCTTTTCCTAGAAAGTCACTCTTGGAAAGGATGGTGAGTCCACTTACTTCATAGATTTTTGATGACGGATCAAACTTCGCTGCCTGAGAAACGTGAGCGCGGCGTTCGAGAGAAGGCAGAAACTGGAGGGACGGAAACAGTCGTGTTAAAGGCGGTCAGGAACTGGACGGGGGGTTTCGGTTGGTGTCAGCATGGGAGGCCTCGTTCAGAGCATCAGCTGAGCCATAGCTCACTGGCATTTGAGCGAGGTATCCTTGCCGGTTTCATCTGAGAAGATCCCGACTCCATCCCAACCTGGACACCAGGGACAACGGACACACTGGATTCAGGGGCTCCCTCTTTCCTGGGCTGTCGGCCTCTTTTCCAGGCAAAAGGCCCCTACAGCGGCAGAAACCTCTGCCTGTTCCGTCAGCCCTCAACTAGATACACAACGCTTACTTACCATCCTAAATGGATTTTCAAAGGACTCCATTATGTTCTGGGCTTTCTTCTGTGCAACTGTTAGTGGGCCCTTTCCAGTCTCTTCAGCACTAGGTTCCTGCAGGGACAAACAGAAAACGATCAACTCATCACCGTCATCATTTTGTGGCAATACGATACAAGTAACGGCATAATCGTAACAGTAATAAGAATACTGGCTAATTTTTTAGGGCTCTCGTCTGCATAAAGCACTGTAATAGCCTGTAATAGCACACAGTGGGGTGTACTGAACATCTATTTATTAAGCCAATGAActctcactgtgtccttacaGACTATTAAAGTATGTGGTATTATTCTCCccttcttacagatgaggaaactgaggcacagagaggctaggTCTTCCAGACCCCGACAGCTAACAGCGGCACAATAAGGACTTTAAACTTAGGTCCATCTGGCTCTAGAACTCGAGGTTGTAACCGGACactcacaaatgaaaaaaattacacactttTGCGGGGAATCAGGACAATTCTGCACCAGGGTGTTGCTTCCAACTGGGTTCAGCATGCATGCTATCCTTCCGCGTGCTCTGTGGTAGCAGTCTTGCCACCCAGGGCACAGAGACACGACGGTCTGTTAAGTACAGCGCTTCCGTGTTCACACGGCCCCAAGTTCATGCTCGGATTTGTAGCTGCTGAGTCACCTTGATGACTCAGTTAAAGCGCCAAGATTTCTCTGGTTACGAGTTACTGAAGCCAGACCCAATCTAAGTTTATGTGATTAAGTGAGAAAGTTAACTCTCAGGCACTACGTCTCGCAGGCGGCATTTTGTCTTCCTGGCTGCGGCCTCGCACTCTGGGGTGATTCTGAAACCTACGGAACCACCCAGCTGTTTCTCACGTGAACACCTGCTAAGCTCGATCCTCGTCTTTGTCCAAACGGATCAGAggcttgcttctctttctttccagaaattcTGAATTTTTCCTCTACCACCTGTTGTTGGCAGTATTCAGTCGTACctgtttattttcccttcatcCTGGTCATTTTGGGATCTACCTATCTTGACCAACAACCACACCCTTCATCCTCCCTTTGCAAACAGCCTGAAATTCCAGTACTGGCAGAAACACCCACTAGGGAGGACAGACCCGTCCCGTCTGTCACAAACCAGTGCGTATTCCGGGAACACGGCCTGACCCAGGTTGGCCACACTCGGTCCCATACTGGACGGGGTCACGACCTACCATGACTCAGCCCCTCTTTGGGATGGGAAACACATATCTCCCCGCTTCCCAGCGCCCTCATATCCTGCCCTTCGCTTTCCTTAATCGGCCAGTGTAGAGAAACGCGTTTCAAAGCCGCCTCTTTTGCATCCAGAGCACACGCGGATGGCACCGGGGCGTGCTGGGGCGCAATGAGCAGCACGTTACGCTCACGAGAGTGCTTAGCCGGCCCCTTCCGGGACTCAGGCCGAGCCGCCTCCACTGTGGCTGTCGGGAAGGTCCTGCTTACGGATCATCGTGGCCCACACTCTCCTCCCCGCCAGGCGTTAGCGCTCTCGTCAAGATGTGAACCCTTCCTCGAGGATCTCTTCACACAGAGCTCAGGAGACAATCCTCCGCCCATCTCTCACAGACTGCTTAGCAGATCTGTCTCCACACCTGTCCCCTCCGGCCTGGGTTTTACTTCTGGCATTAGCGTCCACAGTGGATGCAACGCTCCAGGCACACAGCCTGTCTGATAAAGCCAACAAATCCCTGCCGGTCTACATCACCTCGCCGGCGAGTCCCACTACTCACGTTAAATAACGTGATGACAGCGGTAGCGATCAGGCATTTGGTCTCTGGAGGGGCGTCCTCTTCTCTTTGGTCAGGGAAGAGGCTTGCCTGTTTCTGCACGGGCACGGGCCCTACAGGGATGGAAGTCAGTAAGGTCAAAGCCTAGCGGACAGCGTGCAAGGCAGTTTCCAGGACATTCCAGAGGCCTCTACGTTACCGTCGCTTGCGACGACAGGGTAGCCATCTGAAGGGGCGTGGGAGCAGTCGTGGGGTCCAAAGAGAACATTCTCCAATCTCTGCGTCAGAAAGAAACCGACAGGCCTCATGAAAGCCTTGCAAGCGTGCAGCAGCTTTTCACTACCGTGCTGGGGGCTGCCTCGGACAGGGAGGTTTGTCCTGCGCCGGCTCTGACtggtgtcccccccaccccgcccgcccaCTGGAAAGAGAGGACAGATGCAGGACCATACCTCGGGACTGGGCAGCGGGCTGGTCTTCTTCACGCCGGTTGCCACTTCAGActgaggaggaaaaacaaaaagcatctgAGGAAAGGTAGGCCAGTGGGGCGTCCGCACGTGTTTCCCTGGCATAGACTGTGCCCTTCACTAGACTGTCGTTCACGAGCCCAGATATTTTCTTTCGTCCTTCATCCCTTACAGCGCCTGGCGATATGATCAGTTGGTACTCGGTAattatctgttgaatgaaagaatgaaagcctTTCTCATGGCAAGGGACGACGCAGCAGATTTGCAAGAGCTTGAAAGAGATTCTTGTCTAGAGACCAGGGTTTCTCTTTCCCTGGACAAGCCGTAGAGCCAACAAAGGAAACTTTAACACGAGGACTGAGATGTGTATATCTTTACACATCCTAAAGGAATTGATTTGAAGTCTTTCTGGGTcaataatctttcaaaaaaattacaaatacgGTTTACCATATACCAATATTACTACTGAGGCAACACCGTTAAAAATTGTCCCCTtctagctcggagcctggagcctgcttcagattctgtgtctccctctctctctgcccctcctctgttcacgctctgtctctctctctctctcaaaaataaagattaaaaaaaacctgcccccccgcccccaaatacAAACCAAGACACGTAAATCTATCTGAACATGCTGTAGCATCGACAcaggcgtgcacacacacacacacacatccgcCACCGTGCCCGCACCCGGGCGCCACGTGCGTGGAGATGCAGGTAACCAGACTTCCGGCTGGCTAGCCTGCCTTCACCGGAGTTTGTTGAAAGTTTGGCATCTCCTTCACAAAATCAGCTCTTCCTGAATTCCCCATTTCTATCCGAGGCCCTCCTATTTTCCCAGTCACCTAGGCTTTATATTTGGAGTGAGTTGTCCTAGACTCCACTTCCACTATCCCCAAATCCACAGTCTGAGAACACGCCGGGGTACTTCGCCCGGTGCTCAAAGAAAACGGCAGTCGCTTTCATCGTCTGTTACTAATTCCCATCGACCTTTCTTCTGATGGCGCTTCTTGTTCgtgttcctttccttccatttctgggACCGCCAAACTCCCAAGACGTTATCACTTCACATCTTGGACCCCTGCCAGGCTTCCAAAACATGCTCCCTGGACTGAGACCctcaatccattttttttttaagtttatttattgaagtaatcgctacacccaatgtggggctcaaactcacaaccctgagatcgagagtcgcacGCCCCTCCGAGCCAGCCGGGCGCTGTGACCCCCAATCCATTTTATTCCACCAGGTTAACTGCCTCCCAACAACAGCTAACTGGCCCAGTCATTAGACATTACTTGCTGTTGACTTATTGAAGACAGGATCATAAATAACAAAGATGAGCTTTAGCTTTTCACTGTCATCAAGAAGACATGTCTACTGGCTTTCCTAGCCCCTATTATTTTCTTggggttaaaaaaatttttttttaatttttatttattttgggggggcagagtgtgagcgggggaggggcagagagagagggagacacagaatctgaagcaggctccaagctccgagctgtcagcatagggcctgacgcggggcttgaactcacaggccgcaagatcatgacctgagccaaaggtggacgctgaactgcctgagccacccaggcgcccctcctggggTTTCTCTTTAGCACGGAGACCAGATCATGTATGGAGAAGACCACAGGTGCCAGCAGACAGAGCCTGGTAAGCTGAGAACCTTTGGCAGCAAAGCTTCTTACCTTCAGCAGGGGCATCTCCCGAGCCTGCTGGATCAAGAGGTGCATCTCATTGATCTGCTGCCGTACGAGGGGTGGAACAGGGTTGCAGCAAGCTATGATGCCCTGGGGTTCCCTGAAGACAAGGAAGGACAAACTCATCACTCCGGGACACGGCCCTCCGAGGCTTCCAGACAAGCACGGTGATCAGGGAAGCCCGAGCGCTATGGCTGAGGGGAAGACCAGGGAGACGAACTCCTAGTGGGGGGCAGTCGGGGCCAGCCGCTTCCGCATGTGCTCTCTGCTGCGGCAAGCTTGGAGGAGGTGGCCCCTGCAGCCTGCCTCCGGCTAACagggagagctggagaggggcaccACAGCCCTGCCGAGCCATTGCACTGCAACGGGGTCAACAAGAGATCACGAATTTGGATTCTCTGTGTATGCTTCAATGAACATCATAAAGCATTCAAAACCCCAAGATTCCAAATTACAGAGGAGAGCATCTGTGACACTTTCCTCCCTTCAGAGTGGGTACtggaggctcagactcacagcgGATCCGATCTGAGGCGTAACCATTGAAAACGGCTGCAGTTCAGAAGCTTTAGTTCCTACTGGGCAGTCCAAGGGAGGAAATTCTGAATCCTTGGACTCGTGAACTTCCTTAGAGCACTCATTTTCTCTGAGTCAACAGCACTGGGGTATTAACTATCAGAGAGGCTGATTTTTGAAGGATAAAATTTCTCTGTTGAGAAAGTCAACATATTTATCAGTTCTCAGACTCACTTGGGCAGTTCTTCAGCTATCTTTAGCATCATGTGGTTTGGCAGGACGTATCTAGAACAAAACACACAGTGGTAGCACGTTAAATTCAGCCAGCGAGCCCCATTAAAAGGCTACAACCTGGGAGAGGAAAACGTAACACACTTTCagggtgaaaagaaaaaagcccattATTTCCTTGTTACCCAAGCTGCTCAGTCTAGGAGCAGATATTAAAAGAACGTCTAATCCCTTACCCGTAACTTTCATCTTCCCTACGAGCTGTTTTATCCCTCCAGGCAAACAGCAGCTGAAAGGCTGTCAGCTGCTGTGTGTTGAGATGCTTCTTCTGCTTCCTATACAGTTCGAGGTAGGATTCGTCCGTGAAGATAGGTTTGATGAATTTCTGCAATGTATTACAGAACATTCAGGATCAATGGGAATCAGAATCGTGCCCTGGGCTCTTGAAGACGTTTGGCTCTTTTCCTCTGTGTAAAGAACAAAGCAAAGCACGAGGACCCGGCCCGAGACAGGGTGGCCGTGACCGGTGACACTGTACCTTGAGGCAGATGTCCCTGCTCCGCTGCCACACCACCTGCAGCTGCACGGGCTGCTGGTTGCCTCGCTCCCACAGCTCCAGCCTCATTTTATCATAAATGTAAAGCAGGTAATGGGTGTCATCTCGGGCGTAGTTGAGCATTTCCTCAGGCAGAGGTCTAGAATTGCAACAGAGGCAATAATTTTGCTGGTTTCTGCCCCGGGTGTGGCAATGTAAGCTATGTGCCCTGAGGGTGCTAATAAGACTTTGGCTCCTTTTAGTATCGCAGCCAATACTCCAGTTACAGCGGCATTTCCTACATCTTAACAGGACAAGCCACTGTCTCCATGGTTGGGGACAAAGGGCAGCAGGTAACGATGTGGTTGAAAATAGAGACCCTGGGATCCCGAGTTTGAATCTTAGCTCTCAACACCtgtccttggacaagtcactggGCTCACTTTCCTCACCTGGGAAATGAAGGCCGGCACCTCACAGGCTGCTGTGGGGACCACCCAGCACAACATCCCCGAAGCTCTtagctcagtgcttggcacatggcaaGGGTTAAATAACAGGTAGTGGCCTTCAGGCTTTGTCAGTTTTCATCTTCTATCTGGGCTTTGTTAGATCCTCTTTGGAAGTTCTGGTGTGCACAACTGGAGGAAAGCTCATTGGAGGAGGCTGCAAACAACAGCTGCAAACTCAGGAAGCCGGCCACCTGACAGTGATCGAGCCGAGCCCAAACCCCGGAAAGTGTGGCAGGACTCCACCAAAATCTTACACTCTAGTAAATACTCATTATAAGGTGCGATCACCTACATACCTTAGAATTCTTTCAGACCTCTGGGAATTcaccacacacatgcacgcacgcacgcacgcacccaTCCCGACTGCAGAGATCTGAGTTTCAAACGAGAGACTGGCAGGGATATAGACACGAACATGGCACACCTCTTCCAACCTCTATTCCCGAGAAGCATGGTGTGATAGCCCTACATACACTCCACGTGGTCACCCTAAAACTTCCAGCTGTGCTGGAAACAGCTGGAAGAAAGACCAGCGACATTCAACTCAAGGTTTGGCTAACGTCACAGTCTGAACAAAGGTCTGCGTGGACGAGACGCTGATGGGCACCCGTGCTTCCTGCGCCATCAGCATTTCCTCGTTAAGCACAAACTGACCGTATCCTCCAATCAGCCAGCTGAAACTGTTTGTTGGATTCCACGTTGCAGTAGAGTTTCAGCAGATGGTCCAGCGAGTGCCTGCCCAGGTTAAGAAGGCGTGCTGCCTGATGGGTATCGAACATGTTCACTACATACAACCCGAAGTCTTTCTGTAGCCATTCTATGTCTGAATCAGCACCGTGGAAGACCTGAAAACAAAGCCGGAGTCAGGGGGTACAACGTGCACGAGGCCACTTGTGCCCCGAAACACACTCTACCTCTAGGGGATTATAACTCTGGAATTAGAAGCCAGAAAGCAGATTCAGATGGCTTCAGTTTTAAACGCTTCTTTTAATTTGGACCGACAGCCTTCTACACTCCTAATGGCACACTCTTCAAGTCTGAAACTGCTAACAGCCAGTGATTCTGAGAAAACAGCTCCACTAGCTTCAAGGATAGTCATTAAGTCCGCAGGATCCTGATGGCATGGGCTCACTGCAGGAATCCTTAACATGATGTACCGTCGCCCCGGGTGGTAACGAGCTGTAAGCTGTATCTTAGGCTGTTCTAATTGGGGCTTAGAAACAAAAGCAGTTTAGCGTGGGGGATCCGAGTGCAGGAAATTACAATGATTTCTCTCCACGTCACCAGGTCTATGTTGAAATAATGAAACGGTAAAACGAAAGCACTTAAATCCTGCGCTCATGCGCCAGGGCTGGAAAAGGCTGGCTGACCTTAACGATGGCGGGGTCTGTGAGGCTCTCATTGAGAATGTACATGTCACTTCGGAGCTCCAGGGTGTCGACAACGAAGTCTTCTGTTCGGGTGGAGATCTGCATCAGGCAGGTCAGCCCCAGGAAGCTCCTGTAGGAGTGGTGCTAAAACCCGGAAAGAGGGGAGAACAGGGAAAAGTGATTTTGCTAGGCTTTCCTTTACGGATTTTAGGAGGCCAGCTATAAAAGTTACAAGGCTGATTGGTCTTTGCCAAAAAATAGATCTGTTGGTATTAATTTTATACTCCTCAAGTAGGTGCACTCATAGAGGATGTAAAATTTCACTCAAGGTCATTCACAACTTACCTCTAAGTCTACCGCAAACTCCTGACAAGTCAAGAGCTTCTCATTGAGCTCCACCAGTTCGTCCAGGGAGGATACAAAACGGCAGGGTGTTTCTCCCACAGGCCTATATAACTGGAGAACGAACGCACAGGTAGGAAGAGAGAGGAACATTACGAATCATCCTTCGCTAAAGCACAAAATGAATTAGGGGTTCAAGAAATGACCCAAAGTTGCAACCTTctactttaaaagatatttaaagaaagcCAAGATTGCATTGATTGGATTTTTCCTGGGCTACCTGGCCATCATCCATAAACTCAGTTTGGATGCTAACCTGGGGTTCTGGCTTTTGAAGGACTGAATCTGGTGGAGTGAAGTGATCTAGTTCATACTGATAAGGATGTGCGAACCtgagtaaacaaaacaaaaagaaaagtccttTTGAGGAGTTTTGTGATTCAAGGAAGAACAACTACTTTAATCCAATTTGTAAAGACAAACGAGCAAAGAACACtgtgaaaatatcttctctctaCAAAAAGCACCATTATTTCAGTGAGAATTCAagggcatcaaaaaaaaaaaaaaaagatcatgtcaTACTGGTTCACCCTTATAATGTGATTAATTAAAAATCTACtgattcatggggcacctgggtggctcagtcggttaagcgttcaactcttaattttggctcagaccatgatctcaaggttcatgggttcgagctccacactgggctctgcactgatagtgtagaatctacttgggattctctctcctctctctctctttccctttctctctctccctccctcgccctctccccctcccccaccctctccccctccccctctctctccccactctctgcccctcccctgcttgcgttctctgtgtctcaaaataaataaacttaaaaaaaaaatctcatttataaaaaCCTGAGCTCTTATTTCAAAACACTGTATGACTGCCACTGTGGATGATAAAAAAATGTGCAATGTAGAATTCCTTgtggtttggggggaaaaaacacaaacctgtggagagagagagggaatggggcaGGTATCTCAATTGGTCATATGCTAAAggctctattttttgtttttctgtcatcTACTTGCATAAAAATCCTAAATCtctgagttccttgagggcagggccaTGAGTCATCACCTTTATTCCTTTGCACCTGCCTGTGGCCTCATGCTGCAGAGCTGGGGCCGAGGGCATGCCGCTAGGGCAGACTCCAGCTGTATGTGAGAAAAAGACCAACACCAGCAAAGTCATTACCACCTTTTTCTTTCATACGGAAGGCAAGGTCCCTTTGTCTATTTTAAGCagttaattattcttttttaaattttaattaatttttaaaagtttatttatttcaagagagtgagaaacagagagtgtgtatgtgacaggggaggggcagagagagaggaagagagagagagagaatccaaagcaggctccgtgctgtcagtgtagtgcggggcttgaacccatgaactgggagatcatgacatgagcaaaaatcagtagtcagatgcttaacgactgggctgcccaggcacccctacgcaGTTTTTTGCAGATGCTTACACTGCCAGTGAAAAATGCCGTCTCCCTACTGACTTTATTAGCGGGCCCCTATCTCATGCCTGGTGAGAAAGGCAGAATGTCAGAGAGGaaggacaggtttttttttttaacatttatttttttgagagagagagagagacagggcatgagcaggggaggggcagagaaagagggagacacagaacctgaagcaggctccaggctctgagctgtcagcacagagcccgacgcagggctcgaacccatgaaccatgagatcatggcctaagccgaagtcggatgcttaactgactaagccacccaggtgcccctagaggaaGGACAGTTTTAAGAAAACTGGAGGTTTCGAGTTCTGGTTGTGTGGGAAGTCAGCATCTCtcggtgggggtggtgggggtgagaGCGAGTGCTACCTCTGAGGACTGGTGACGGTTACCCAAGATGTCACCTGTGCAGGCCCTCTGTGAACACCAGCAGGAGGTTTGACCAAAGAGATCCACTGTTAGGATAGTGATAACAATCAcccatgcttcagattctctgtttacACGGATATATTTTACAAGAGTGAAGCCGAGTGAGAATGTGGCATAAAGGCAATAATCACTCACGGCAGAAAGTCCCGACAGGCAAATACTCACATGTCCTGCTCCACCTGCTGGGTTCTCTGCTGATGGATGAAATCAGCCAGGGCAGGGGGGACATCCAAGTCCTCTGGACGATCCTGTGGGCGTTCCCTCCTTTCTTTAGAGAGTGCTAGAGACCCAAGGAGCAACAAAAACGTCAtcccagggtgtctgggtggctcagtcagttaagcatccaacctcggcttaggtcatgatctcacagttcatgagtgcgagccccacgttgggctctgttctgacagcatggagcctggagcctgcttcagattctgtgtctcctaccctctctgaccctccccactcgcactctgtctctctctctcaaaaagaaacattaaaaaacaaaaacaaaaatgccatcACAAAAGGGGCGAATACATTCACATCTTGTCTAGTTTAGGAGGGGTTAGCTAGCTCCTTCCAAGACAGGGAGGCGGAGCGAGACTTTTCCCGCTTTCTTTAGGCAGAGCCTGCACGACTTACCCTGAGGGAGGGGCTTCTGAGCGTTGGGCTTGATGAAGATCTTAGGAAGAAATGGTGTGTTGGAGTTGTCAATCCTTTCTCGGAATTTAAGCTGAGGCCGGGCGATGTTTTTGGCATGAAGCAACCGGAAagtttcagattttgtttttttgctatattCTCCTGCCTACGATAACAAATACAAATAGCTTATAACGCCGCAACTCATCGATGAGAAATATAAATCCCATTTCTGCCTTCCAAGAGCATTCATTTGAGAGTGTATGTTGTGGATTAGGTTGCAGGGTgcaaaggagaggagaggtaaTTAGGTTGTGCCTGTCCACGAGAACAAGTTGGGCAGTGGCCAGTTCTGCGTCCAATGAATCAGAACAGAAATGCAGACTTGCACGGCCAGGGGCCCCATTGTAAAGCTGGCATTAGAAACTCTAGTCCATCTGAAAAGGCTCCCTCACCTTGCGGTTCCAGCTGGACACTATTGTCTTGGGGACCTGTAATCCTGCAGGGAGGACTGGCTGTTGGTTCTTATTCACACCTGAAGCTTCATCCAGTAAAATACCCTAGAGGCAAGAGACAACAGTTCAGGGTCAACAGGTTAATTATTTGACATTCTTAAGAAatacattcaggggcgcctgactgcgtcagtgggttaagcgtctgactctcggtttcagctcaggtcatggactcgtggtttgtgagttccagccctgcactgggctccgtgctgacagtgcggagcctgctttgaattctctttctccctctctctctgcctctcccccacttgctctctctgtccctctttcaaaataaataaataaacttaaaaaaaaaaaagaaatatattcaaagaatcATGCGTGGgaacatatataaacacacacaagaaagtcagcccaaataattaaaacattatttgctCAAAGACAGGGCAGTAATTGACCACTCCCAACCCTTGATCAGTTCCCCTGACAGCTCTCAGTTGaactgaaaattgaaaaatgattAAACAGTGTGATCTGGCCCacaaaaagaatcaaaaagaCCCTAGACTGTAGCTATTAAACAGGGAAGGATGGTACTCAGAGGGAGAATGGAGGGTGTTTTGATCCATTCTGCCCCATTGAAGCAGACGTAGGGTATCAGTCTGGGCATCCAGATGACATACGGTAGAATGGCCGgacttgaaatcataaaatatgagAAACTGCTGAAGGACCCGTGGGCATTGAGACTATGGGAGGGATGACTTCACAGGACAGGAGTGTGTGATTTAAATATCTGCAGGGCCGTCACATGGTTGGGGGTTCAATTAGTTTTGGACGATCTCCGTGTATTTCCGTAAATAACTCTGCTGTAGAATTGGGCCTAAGTAGACAGTAAGCCAGATCATATGATCCACATCTCCTTCTAATCATGCAAATCAGGCTGTTTAGCAGATAGTagataacagtaaaaaaaaaaaaagactcaattttGGTTAGGCTCTGTACCCAGAAGCCTCTTCTCTCGCAACGCAAATAGGACTTGCAAACCTGGAACGTGGATTTCTTAACAGGCCTCCACTGAGCAGTGATAGGTTGAAGTAACTTATTTGAAGACAACTGTGttatctttggggaaaaaaggccAACTGTCAGGAAGGGAATGTCATTGGAacaagaaatgctaaatttctggggcgtctgggtggctcagctagttaagcatctgactcttgattttgactcaggttatgatctcatggtcgtgagactgagccccacgctggactctgtgctgagtgtaaagcctgtttgggatcttctctctctctctctctctctctctcccactctctcaaaataaataaacactttaaaaaaaaaaaaaaaagaaatgctaaatttccttttcatttcctcagATGCTGGggtttcttttcatattttaataatacaaaagCTCCTCATttgttaattatctttttttttttaaaagatttcatttttaagtaatctctatgcccaacatggagctccaactcatgaccgtgagaccAAGCCAGCCATGTGCCGCCATTTGTTAATTATCTTAAGAGTAGGGTGAAACACTCACCACTCTTTCCAGAATGACGTCGTTGGTATCGACCAGCAAATCAAACTTGTCCTCCAACTCTGTCACTTTACTTCGGTCCTTAATGTTGCTTCGACACCCGTGGTACTGCATTACTCTGCTCATGCTAAAAGGACAGGAAAACCAAGGTTACTTTGTAtacctttattcatttgttcccaGTCTGAGAGAAAGCTTGAAAGGCTTGGC is a genomic window containing:
- the EXOSC10 gene encoding exosome component 10 isoform X1; amino-acid sequence: MAPPSPREPKAQSATSAAKPDGEMVLPGFPDADSFVKFALGSVVAVTKASGGLPQFGDEYDFYRSFPGFQAFCETQGDRLLQCMSRVMQYHGCRSNIKDRSKVTELEDKFDLLVDTNDVILERVGILLDEASGVNKNQQPVLPAGLQVPKTIVSSWNRKAGEYSKKTKSETFRLLHAKNIARPQLKFRERIDNSNTPFLPKIFIKPNAQKPLPQALSKERRERPQDRPEDLDVPPALADFIHQQRTQQVEQDMFAHPYQYELDHFTPPDSVLQKPEPQLYRPVGETPCRFVSSLDELVELNEKLLTCQEFAVDLEHHSYRSFLGLTCLMQISTRTEDFVVDTLELRSDMYILNESLTDPAIVKVFHGADSDIEWLQKDFGLYVVNMFDTHQAARLLNLGRHSLDHLLKLYCNVESNKQFQLADWRIRPLPEEMLNYARDDTHYLLYIYDKMRLELWERGNQQPVQLQVVWQRSRDICLKKFIKPIFTDESYLELYRKQKKHLNTQQLTAFQLLFAWRDKTARREDESYGYVLPNHMMLKIAEELPKEPQGIIACCNPVPPLVRQQINEMHLLIQQAREMPLLKSEVATGVKKTSPLPSPERLENVLFGPHDCSHAPSDGYPVVASDGPVPVQKQASLFPDQREEDAPPETKCLIATAVITLFNEPSAEETGKGPLTVAQKKAQNIMESFENPFRMFLPSLERRAHVSQAAKFDPSSKIYEISNHWKLVSQVQVRKESKEIAKEKAAEQTAARDQAREEYKATAEQAVSVRQQAALESAAKKRERTTSDPRTTEQKQEKKRLKTSKKPKDPDLPEKDFTPYDYSKSDFKAFAGNSKSKPSSQFDPNKQMPSGKKCAAPKKLKQLVGNKSMSFPSGKPDRGLRQSWPKR
- the EXOSC10 gene encoding exosome component 10 isoform X2; protein product: MSRVMQYHGCRSNIKDRSKVTELEDKFDLLVDTNDVILERVGILLDEASGVNKNQQPVLPAGLQVPKTIVSSWNRKAGEYSKKTKSETFRLLHAKNIARPQLKFRERIDNSNTPFLPKIFIKPNAQKPLPQALSKERRERPQDRPEDLDVPPALADFIHQQRTQQVEQDMFAHPYQYELDHFTPPDSVLQKPEPQLYRPVGETPCRFVSSLDELVELNEKLLTCQEFAVDLEHHSYRSFLGLTCLMQISTRTEDFVVDTLELRSDMYILNESLTDPAIVKVFHGADSDIEWLQKDFGLYVVNMFDTHQAARLLNLGRHSLDHLLKLYCNVESNKQFQLADWRIRPLPEEMLNYARDDTHYLLYIYDKMRLELWERGNQQPVQLQVVWQRSRDICLKKFIKPIFTDESYLELYRKQKKHLNTQQLTAFQLLFAWRDKTARREDESYGYVLPNHMMLKIAEELPKEPQGIIACCNPVPPLVRQQINEMHLLIQQAREMPLLKSEVATGVKKTSPLPSPERLENVLFGPHDCSHAPSDGYPVVASDGPVPVQKQASLFPDQREEDAPPETKCLIATAVITLFNEPSAEETGKGPLTVAQKKAQNIMESFENPFRMFLPSLERRAHVSQAAKFDPSSKIYEISNHWKLVSQVQVRKESKEIAKEKAAEQTAARDQAREEYKATAEQAVSVRQQAALESAAKKRERTTSDPRTTEQKQEKKRLKTSKKPKDPDLPEKDFTPYDYSKSDFKAFAGNSKSKPSSQFDPNKQMPSGKKCAAPKKLKQLVGNKSMSFPSGKPDRGLRQSWPKR